Proteins from a genomic interval of Clostridium scatologenes:
- the arcD gene encoding arginine-ornithine antiporter, with the protein MIGGGAFSLPADMSKGASAGAIIIGWIITGVGMIALALVYQNLANRKPDLNGGVYSYAKAGFGEYMGFNSAWGYWLSALIGNVSYLVMLFGAIGYFVPAFGKGNNILSIVCASILVWSVQGLISKGIQGAALINIVTTIGKLVPIFLFLIVIIISFKVNIFALDFWGKTNPSLGSIMQQVKSTMLVTTWVFIGIEGAVVLSGRAKNRSDVGKATVMGLVGTLVIYVLISVLSLGVMNQASLSKLDTPSMAYVLEAIVGKWGAAIINLGLVISLLGAILGWSLLAAEIPFVAAKDGVFPKIFSKQNKNAAPMNSLTLTNIVVQVSLILTLFSNGTYQMLYSIASAAILIPYLFSGLYGWKLSASGETYKENSNGRTKDIVIAVISSIYATWLVYAAGTQSIMIIIVYAVGIPFFIKAKKEEGKNPFSSYEKILAAVILVAGIIALYMVLTGKLS; encoded by the coding sequence ATGATCGGTGGAGGAGCTTTTAGTTTACCAGCTGATATGTCAAAAGGAGCTAGTGCTGGAGCTATTATTATAGGTTGGATTATTACTGGAGTTGGAATGATAGCACTTGCACTTGTATACCAAAACCTTGCTAATAGAAAACCTGATTTAAATGGTGGAGTTTATAGTTATGCTAAAGCTGGGTTTGGAGAGTACATGGGATTTAACTCTGCATGGGGTTATTGGTTAAGTGCTTTGATTGGAAACGTATCTTATTTGGTAATGTTATTTGGAGCTATAGGGTATTTTGTGCCTGCTTTTGGAAAAGGAAATAATATACTATCTATAGTTTGTGCATCGATTCTTGTATGGTCTGTTCAAGGATTAATATCAAAAGGCATACAAGGAGCAGCGCTTATAAACATAGTAACTACTATAGGTAAATTAGTACCTATATTCTTATTCCTAATTGTAATTATTATATCTTTTAAAGTCAATATATTTGCTCTAGATTTTTGGGGAAAGACAAACCCAAGTTTAGGTAGTATTATGCAGCAAGTAAAAAGTACAATGCTTGTAACTACATGGGTATTTATTGGTATAGAAGGAGCTGTTGTTCTTTCAGGAAGAGCTAAAAATAGAAGTGATGTAGGAAAAGCTACAGTAATGGGATTGGTTGGAACTCTTGTGATATATGTTTTGATCTCAGTATTATCATTAGGTGTAATGAATCAAGCATCACTATCTAAGTTGGATACTCCATCAATGGCATATGTACTTGAAGCTATTGTAGGAAAATGGGGAGCAGCCATAATAAATCTAGGATTAGTAATATCATTACTTGGAGCTATATTAGGATGGTCTCTTTTAGCAGCAGAAATTCCATTTGTAGCTGCTAAAGATGGTGTTTTTCCAAAGATATTTTCTAAACAAAATAAAAATGCTGCACCAATGAATTCTTTAACTCTTACTAACATAGTAGTTCAAGTTTCATTGATACTTACTTTATTTTCTAATGGTACATATCAAATGTTATATTCTATTGCAAGTGCAGCTATATTAATTCCATATTTGTTTAGTGGATTGTATGGATGGAAATTATCAGCTTCAGGTGAAACTTATAAAGAAAATTCAAATGGAAGAACTAAAGATATTGTAATAGCTGTAATATCAAGTATTTATGCAACTTGGCTTGTATATGCTGCAGGAACACAAAGTATAATGATTATAATAGTGTATGCAGTAGGAATACCATTTTTTATTAAAGCTAAGAAGGAAGAGGGAAAAAATCCATTCTCATCATATGAAAAAATATTAGCAGCAGTGATTTTAGTTGCAGGTATTATTGCTTTGTACATGGTGTTAACAGGAAAATTAAGCTAA
- the argF gene encoding ornithine carbamoyltransferase produces the protein MAFNLRNRNFLTLMDFTPKEIQYMINLAKDLKRAKYTGTEKQTLKGKNIVLLFEKDSTRTRCSFEVGALDQGAHVTYLGPTGSQMGKKESIADTARVLGRMYDGIEYRGFDQSVVDTLAKYAGVPVWNGLTTQDHPTQILADFLTIEEHIDKPLNKIVFAYAGDGRNNMANALMIGAAKMGMDFRIVAPKELFPEEDLVKKCKEVAKETGAKITLTDSVAEGVKNADVLYTDVWVSMGEAAEVWEKRINLLKPYQVNMEMVKLTGNDKVIFEHCLPAFHDLNTKVGKEVYEKFGLKELEVSDEVFEGKHSVVFDEAENRMHTIKAVMVATLGK, from the coding sequence ATGGCATTTAATTTAAGAAACAGAAATTTTTTAACATTGATGGATTTCACACCAAAGGAAATTCAATATATGATCAATTTAGCAAAAGACTTAAAAAGAGCTAAGTATACAGGAACAGAAAAACAAACATTAAAAGGAAAAAACATAGTTTTACTATTTGAAAAAGATTCTACTAGAACAAGATGTTCATTTGAAGTAGGAGCATTAGATCAGGGAGCTCATGTTACATATTTAGGACCAACAGGAAGTCAAATGGGTAAAAAAGAATCTATAGCTGATACAGCAAGAGTACTTGGAAGAATGTATGATGGTATCGAATATAGAGGATTTGATCAATCAGTAGTAGATACATTAGCAAAATATGCTGGAGTACCAGTATGGAATGGTTTAACAACACAAGATCACCCAACACAAATATTAGCAGACTTCTTAACAATAGAAGAACATATAGACAAGCCATTAAATAAAATAGTATTTGCGTATGCAGGAGACGGAAGAAACAACATGGCAAATGCGTTAATGATAGGTGCAGCAAAAATGGGAATGGATTTCAGAATAGTAGCACCAAAAGAATTATTCCCAGAAGAAGATCTAGTTAAGAAATGCAAAGAAGTTGCAAAAGAAACTGGAGCAAAAATAACTCTTACAGATAGTGTAGCAGAAGGAGTTAAGAATGCAGATGTTCTATATACTGATGTTTGGGTATCTATGGGAGAAGCAGCAGAAGTATGGGAAAAGAGAATAAACTTATTGAAACCATATCAAGTAAACATGGAAATGGTTAAGTTAACAGGAAATGATAAAGTAATATTTGAACACTGTCTTCCAGCATTCCATGATTTAAATACTAAAGTTGGAAAAGAAGTTTATGAAAAATTCGGATTAAAAGAATTAGAAGTTTCAGATGAAGTATTTGAAGGTAAACATTCAGTAGTATTTGATGAAGCTGAAAACAGAATGCACACTATAAAGGCTGTTATGGTCGCAACACTAGGAAAATAA
- a CDS encoding major capsid protein translates to MNININDVLNPESISEYITNTPQAVTIGQELFPNKKQLGLDITLIKGAKNKPIVLSQSAFDVAVKVRSLKANITEDTKEMPFFKESILINERDRQELLKAMSSVNSTWRDLVLDKIYTDINSLVVGAGVQIERMRMQLLSEGKIFVTSDENEISFDYGLPTNHKEVLSGTAKWSDFVNSTPIDDIIRYQDKVEEDTGVRPSRAVCTRKTFNYLKNNKSIKLDINSLGTTIITDSILKQYLQDKVGVTVAIVSGKFIAEDKSEQQYFPDNVFTLIPSGALGNTYFGTTPEEADLMTNSDAKVQIVNTGVAVTTMVSKDPVNVQTKVSQICLPSFEHVEEIFVTTVA, encoded by the coding sequence ATGAACATAAATATAAATGATGTATTAAATCCAGAAAGTATAAGTGAGTATATAACAAACACACCACAGGCAGTAACAATAGGTCAGGAACTTTTTCCAAACAAAAAACAATTAGGCTTGGATATTACTTTAATTAAGGGTGCTAAAAATAAACCGATTGTATTATCTCAAAGTGCTTTTGATGTAGCTGTTAAAGTTAGAAGTCTAAAAGCCAATATTACTGAAGATACTAAAGAGATGCCATTTTTTAAGGAAAGTATTCTCATAAATGAGAGAGATAGACAAGAATTATTAAAAGCAATGTCTTCCGTTAACTCAACTTGGAGGGATTTAGTTCTCGATAAAATATATACTGATATAAATTCTTTAGTAGTTGGTGCAGGAGTACAAATTGAAAGAATGAGAATGCAATTATTATCCGAAGGTAAAATATTTGTAACTTCGGATGAAAATGAAATTTCTTTTGATTATGGTTTACCTACAAATCACAAAGAAGTTTTATCAGGAACAGCTAAATGGTCTGATTTTGTTAATTCTACACCTATAGACGATATTATAAGATATCAAGATAAGGTTGAAGAAGATACTGGTGTAAGACCTAGTAGAGCAGTATGTACTAGAAAAACTTTCAATTACTTAAAGAATAATAAATCTATTAAATTAGATATAAATTCTTTAGGAACAACTATAATTACAGATTCTATATTAAAACAATATTTACAAGATAAAGTAGGCGTAACAGTAGCTATAGTAAGTGGTAAATTTATTGCTGAAGACAAATCAGAACAACAGTATTTTCCAGATAACGTATTTACATTAATACCATCTGGTGCTTTGGGAAATACATATTTTGGAACTACACCAGAAGAAGCTGACCTTATGACAAATAGTGATGCAAAGGTTCAAATTGTAAATACAGGAGTGGCTGTGACAACAATGGTAAGTAAAGATCCTGTAAATGTACAAACTAAGGTATCTCAAATTTGTTTGCCAAGTTTTGAACATGTAGAAGAAATATTTGTTACTACAGTAGCTTAG
- a CDS encoding phage scaffolding protein, translating into MDLLQYLQKTLGEAEGKTAFDKINTDSECALLIDNKKQSNYISKEEFTKIDSERTDYKKQLINRDKQLEDLKGKATGNEELSAEIERLKSENTKVTQDYESKINQINFDTKFEKALGDYKAKNSKALKALLDMEKVKLDGDAFLGLEDQVKALKESDSYLFEIEGGTGKIGASTINNSTTNNTAVDGVKTIGGALAKAKAESMVTTESSFFK; encoded by the coding sequence ATGGATTTATTACAATACTTACAAAAAACTTTAGGAGAAGCCGAAGGTAAAACTGCCTTTGACAAAATTAATACTGATAGTGAATGCGCTTTACTTATAGATAATAAAAAACAATCTAATTATATCTCTAAAGAAGAATTTACTAAAATTGATTCTGAAAGAACAGATTATAAGAAACAATTAATTAATAGAGACAAGCAATTAGAAGATTTAAAGGGTAAAGCAACTGGAAATGAGGAATTATCAGCTGAAATTGAAAGATTAAAGTCTGAAAACACAAAAGTAACTCAGGATTATGAATCTAAAATCAATCAAATAAATTTTGATACAAAATTTGAAAAGGCTTTAGGTGATTATAAAGCTAAAAATTCAAAGGCATTAAAGGCATTACTTGATATGGAAAAAGTTAAATTAGATGGAGATGCTTTCTTAGGATTAGAAGATCAAGTAAAAGCTTTAAAAGAAAGTGATTCTTATTTATTTGAAATAGAAGGAGGTACTGGAAAAATAGGTGCTTCAACAATAAATAATTCTACTACTAATAACACAGCAGTAGATGGTGTTAAAACTATAGGCGGTGCATTAGCTAAAGCAAAGGCTGAATCTATGGTAACTACAGAAAGTTCATTTTTCAAGTAA
- a CDS encoding hemolysin XhlA family protein, with protein sequence MNNEDIKDKIEDHEQRLREVEKSQSEFKIEIKNLCDSLKTLTNTIKWFCGIWVTSLLGFFFYAIQNHIFK encoded by the coding sequence ATGAATAATGAAGATATAAAAGATAAAATAGAGGATCACGAACAACGTTTACGAGAGGTAGAAAAAAGCCAATCAGAATTTAAAATTGAAATAAAAAATCTCTGTGATAGCTTAAAAACTCTAACAAATACAATAAAATGGTTTTGTGGAATCTGGGTGACTAGCTTACTTGGGTTCTTTTTTTATGCAATACAAAATCATATTTTTAAATAA
- the arcA gene encoding arginine deiminase — protein MERAKTKEDLTRKNNVLNVTSEIGRLKTVLLHRPGQEVENLTPELLERLLFDDIPYLKVAQEEHDAFAKTLRDCGVEVLYLEGLAAEAIGDKDVKAKFISQFIDEAGVESEGLKAALTEYLNTFSNKEMVDKMMAGIRKEELDSYIRNSLYDQVNDFYPFICDPMPNLYFTRDPFATIANGITLNHMRTQTRNRETIFAKYIFENHPRFKDKDVPLWFNRDETTSLEGGDELILSEKVLAIGISQRTDSASIEKVCKRLFQMNTNFETVLAFHIPASRAFMHLDTVFTMVDYDKFTIHPEIEGPLTVYEITRDKKSASGLKVEKQTMELEAVLEKHLGRKVTLIRCGGGDKIHAAREQWNDGSNTLAIAPGEVVVYSRNHVTNKILESYGIKLHVIPSSELSRGRGGPRCMSMPLYRENL, from the coding sequence ATAGAAAGAGCTAAAACTAAAGAAGATTTAACTAGAAAAAATAACGTTTTAAATGTTACATCAGAAATAGGTAGATTAAAAACAGTTTTACTACACAGACCAGGACAAGAAGTAGAAAATTTGACTCCTGAACTTCTTGAAAGATTGCTATTTGATGATATTCCATATTTAAAGGTAGCACAGGAAGAGCATGATGCTTTTGCAAAAACTTTAAGAGATTGTGGAGTAGAAGTTCTTTATCTTGAAGGACTTGCTGCAGAAGCTATTGGAGATAAAGATGTTAAAGCTAAATTTATAAGTCAGTTCATAGATGAAGCTGGAGTTGAAAGTGAAGGACTAAAAGCAGCATTAACAGAGTACTTAAATACTTTTTCTAATAAAGAAATGGTAGACAAGATGATGGCAGGAATAAGAAAAGAAGAATTGGATTCATATATAAGAAACTCACTATATGACCAAGTAAACGATTTTTATCCTTTCATATGCGATCCAATGCCAAATTTATACTTTACAAGAGATCCATTTGCAACAATTGCTAATGGAATTACTTTGAATCATATGAGAACTCAAACAAGAAATAGAGAAACTATATTTGCAAAATACATATTTGAAAATCATCCAAGATTTAAAGATAAAGATGTTCCACTATGGTTTAACAGGGATGAAACAACATCGCTTGAAGGTGGAGACGAATTAATTCTAAGTGAAAAAGTTTTAGCTATTGGTATTTCACAAAGAACTGATTCAGCTTCAATAGAGAAAGTTTGCAAGAGATTATTCCAAATGAACACAAATTTTGAAACAGTATTAGCTTTCCATATTCCAGCATCTAGAGCATTTATGCATTTAGATACTGTATTTACTATGGTTGATTATGATAAATTCACTATACATCCTGAGATAGAAGGACCATTAACAGTATATGAAATAACTAGAGATAAAAAATCTGCTAGTGGTTTAAAAGTTGAAAAACAGACTATGGAATTAGAAGCTGTATTAGAAAAACATCTAGGAAGAAAAGTTACACTTATAAGATGCGGTGGTGGAGATAAGATCCATGCGGCAAGAGAACAATGGAATGATGGTTCAAATACTTTAGCTATTGCTCCAGGTGAAGTTGTTGTATATTCAAGAAACCATGTAACAAATAAAATTTTGGAAAGTTATGGAATAAAGCTTCATGTTATTCCTTCTTCAGAATTATCAAGAGGAAGAGGAGGCCCAAGATGTATGAGCATGCCTCTTTATAGAGAGAATCTTTAA
- a CDS encoding carbohydrate-binding protein, producing the protein MSNFYSILNTSGSGVEIDDTIRDKEKVWSSFKTGEELDKKATKEDLVNIKVPTKISDLANDSKFQNDTQVIDSITTSINDLKDGVATDGDTLAKLKNLIINSKLRNWRANIAYKSGDYVVYNSCIYETNISHTSGSSFDTDYLENGIWTLWVGGISNVDAQNLINTAITNLKDGVPTDGNTLAKLRNLIMTAKVKNWRANTAYTSGEVIIYNNSLYMCLMTTTSAAAFSTDLDNGIWNLVVSGKTNTDIQNLINTSITTLKDGVITDGDTLNKLRNLIMNATLKPWKPLTQYKAESSTIQNNIIVNYTSANLIEYNNCIYTCLVSHNSGTDFTADLNAGNWKFLIGNTLEIDDITTSPNTLWSSSRTVQEIQNLKPKIKLAELQDVDTNNVGENYVITYSPPTAKWIAVPSNSIPSSNNGYKFNQITKLGVNGTTANPEKISIPYATIDFNLPKLNVLKFKSSETNLITIEGDFNANEQTGYTPDDYITFDGTAKLRTTYGNQMTKTGDLNQGTEWSFNVDKSAFKEFVGFSVDDNAYPNLSYKAIPFDRLLIQQQDYNLSSAEHIDYFNLNATGTNMRIVSSTDDGVTWQYFDGATFQNISSLTVENVKQHGNSINEFNAMQEKWNYVTASKKIRFAYLLQMDSISDIEQIDSLTMQYDGRGVWREAIHGQEYDVDVDNTEIKVYMYIKGDIKINY; encoded by the coding sequence TTGAGTAATTTTTATAGTATTTTAAACACTAGTGGTAGTGGCGTAGAAATAGATGATACAATTCGAGATAAAGAAAAAGTGTGGAGTAGTTTTAAAACAGGTGAAGAATTAGATAAAAAAGCTACTAAAGAAGATTTAGTTAATATAAAAGTCCCTACAAAAATAAGTGATTTGGCAAATGATAGTAAATTTCAAAATGACACGCAAGTAATTGACAGTATTACTACATCTATTAATGATTTAAAAGATGGCGTTGCTACTGACGGAGATACATTAGCAAAATTAAAAAATTTAATAATAAATTCTAAACTAAGAAATTGGAGAGCTAATATTGCTTATAAAAGTGGAGATTATGTAGTTTACAATAGTTGTATCTATGAAACTAATATATCACATACAAGTGGTTCAAGTTTCGACACGGATTATTTGGAAAATGGGATTTGGACTTTATGGGTTGGAGGTATCTCAAATGTAGATGCACAAAATTTAATAAATACAGCTATTACTAATCTCAAAGATGGAGTGCCAACTGATGGAAATACTTTAGCAAAGTTAAGAAATTTAATTATGACTGCTAAAGTAAAAAATTGGAGGGCAAATACAGCTTATACTTCAGGAGAAGTAATTATATATAATAATTCTTTATATATGTGTTTAATGACAACTACTAGCGCAGCAGCCTTTTCAACAGATTTAGATAATGGAATTTGGAATTTAGTAGTTAGTGGAAAAACTAATACAGATATTCAAAATTTAATAAATACTTCAATTACTACTTTAAAAGATGGGGTTATAACTGATGGAGATACTTTAAATAAATTAAGAAATTTAATTATGAACGCCACATTAAAACCTTGGAAACCTCTTACACAATATAAAGCAGAATCATCTACTATACAAAACAATATTATAGTTAATTATACAAGTGCAAATTTAATTGAATATAATAATTGCATTTATACATGTTTAGTATCTCATAATAGTGGAACAGATTTTACAGCAGATTTAAACGCAGGTAATTGGAAATTTTTAATTGGTAATACACTTGAAATAGATGATATTACTACTAGTCCAAATACATTATGGAGCAGTAGTAGAACTGTTCAAGAAATACAAAATTTAAAACCTAAAATAAAATTAGCAGAGTTACAAGATGTAGATACTAATAATGTAGGAGAAAATTATGTCATTACATATTCACCACCTACAGCAAAATGGATAGCAGTACCTTCAAATTCTATTCCAAGTTCTAACAATGGATATAAATTTAACCAAATAACAAAATTAGGAGTTAATGGAACTACAGCAAATCCAGAAAAAATTAGTATTCCATATGCAACAATAGATTTTAATTTACCTAAACTAAATGTTTTAAAATTCAAAAGTTCAGAAACTAATTTAATTACCATTGAAGGCGATTTTAATGCCAATGAACAAACTGGATATACCCCAGATGATTATATAACATTTGATGGAACTGCAAAATTAAGGACTACTTATGGAAATCAAATGACAAAAACAGGAGACTTGAACCAAGGAACAGAGTGGAGTTTTAATGTAGATAAAAGTGCATTTAAAGAGTTTGTTGGATTTAGTGTGGATGATAACGCATATCCTAATTTAAGTTATAAAGCTATTCCATTTGATAGATTACTTATACAGCAGCAAGATTATAATTTAAGTAGTGCAGAACATATAGATTATTTTAATTTAAATGCAACAGGAACAAATATGAGAATTGTAAGTAGTACAGATGATGGAGTTACTTGGCAATATTTTGATGGTGCAACTTTTCAAAATATAAGTAGTTTAACCGTAGAAAATGTAAAGCAACATGGAAATAGCATTAATGAATTTAATGCAATGCAAGAAAAATGGAATTATGTAACTGCAAGTAAGAAAATTAGATTTGCTTATTTATTACAAATGGATAGTATAAGTGATATTGAACAAATAGATAGTTTAACTATGCAGTATGATGGTAGAGGTGTATGGAGAGAAGCCATTCATGGACAAGAATATGATGTAGATGTAGATAATACTGAAATAAAAGTCTATATGTATATTAAAGGAGATATTAAAATTAATTATTAA
- a CDS encoding phage tail tape measure protein, with protein sequence MSVNVGTAISFLTLDNTGFMNGLKAAGSELSVFSNSSANIEDKIKGVGSAMSSVGGTMTKAVTLPLVGIGTASAKASMDFEAQMSKVKAISGATGSGFNDMREQAIKLGADTSFSASEAAGGMENLASAGFNTKEIMTAMPGMLSLAAAGGVDIATASDIASSSLRGFGMEADKTTHVADVLAAVAGKTNAGITDTGEAMKYIAPVAKSLGVSFEDTSAAIGLLSNAGIKGSQAGTTLRSALTSLASPSKKATSAMKDLGMNFFDVQGKMLPLGQVIQQLQDKTKGLTQQQKASTMETLFGKEAMSGMLALVDQGGGKFNELSNGLKKCDGASKEMADTMQDNLKGSLEAMKGSIETAAIRIGDVLAPGIKKCANFIADLTNKFSTLPKPIQTIIVYVGLLFASIGPVLLIFSKTIGMFAPAIKLIGKLGSGITALSKTFSALKTGASVFTALPGLISPPVLIVVGIIAGLALIVYEVIKHWDFFKKYIFAFGTFLKNIFKEMWDYISKSIEGWKLIFQGFGSFLSKVVEGWKLIFKGLWTGISDIGKHIIDGLVEGLEGGIGKVGAVVGKLGNKIKDGFKSILGIHSPSKVFAEYGGFIGEGLVEGIDGQEQKIDTKFGGIANKIKGLASTKPNFTGLNSLDINGAKSKVGTASKQFTLHNDVKMYVTLADTGEKGTKQLTDSLKTMAQNSLKNAQIELFMNDVVRN encoded by the coding sequence ATGAGTGTAAATGTAGGAACAGCAATCTCGTTTTTAACCCTAGATAATACAGGCTTTATGAATGGATTAAAAGCAGCAGGAAGCGAATTAAGTGTATTTTCTAATAGTTCTGCAAATATCGAAGATAAAATTAAGGGAGTAGGAAGTGCTATGTCTAGTGTCGGTGGCACAATGACTAAAGCAGTAACATTACCCTTAGTCGGAATTGGTACAGCATCAGCTAAAGCATCAATGGATTTTGAAGCACAAATGTCAAAAGTTAAAGCTATTTCAGGGGCAACAGGTAGTGGATTTAATGATATGCGAGAACAAGCCATCAAGCTTGGAGCTGACACTTCCTTTTCAGCAAGTGAAGCAGCAGGAGGTATGGAAAATTTAGCTAGTGCAGGTTTTAATACAAAAGAAATAATGACTGCTATGCCTGGAATGTTGTCTTTGGCGGCAGCAGGTGGTGTAGATATTGCAACAGCAAGTGATATAGCCAGTAGTTCATTGCGAGGATTTGGTATGGAGGCTGATAAAACAACACATGTAGCAGATGTTTTAGCAGCTGTGGCAGGAAAAACAAATGCAGGAATTACAGATACAGGGGAAGCTATGAAATATATCGCTCCAGTAGCAAAAAGTCTTGGAGTTAGTTTTGAAGATACGAGTGCAGCTATAGGTCTTTTATCCAATGCAGGAATCAAAGGAAGCCAGGCAGGTACAACATTACGAAGTGCTTTAACATCATTAGCAAGTCCTTCTAAAAAGGCAACTAGTGCTATGAAAGATTTAGGAATGAATTTCTTTGATGTACAGGGTAAAATGTTACCACTTGGACAAGTGATACAACAATTACAGGATAAAACTAAAGGGTTAACACAACAGCAAAAGGCTAGTACAATGGAGACCCTATTTGGAAAAGAAGCAATGTCAGGTATGTTGGCTTTAGTAGATCAGGGCGGTGGAAAATTTAATGAATTATCTAATGGATTAAAAAAATGTGATGGTGCATCAAAAGAAATGGCTGATACTATGCAGGATAATTTAAAAGGTTCTTTGGAAGCCATGAAAGGTAGTATAGAAACTGCGGCAATCAGAATCGGAGATGTGTTAGCACCTGGAATAAAAAAATGTGCAAATTTTATAGCAGATTTGACTAATAAATTCTCAACTTTACCAAAGCCAATTCAAACTATTATAGTGTATGTTGGTTTACTTTTTGCGTCAATTGGACCCGTTTTACTTATTTTTAGTAAAACAATAGGTATGTTTGCACCAGCTATAAAGTTAATAGGAAAATTAGGTAGTGGAATTACGGCACTAAGTAAAACATTTTCAGCTTTAAAAACGGGAGCAAGTGTATTTACAGCTTTACCAGGATTAATAAGTCCTCCAGTTTTAATTGTAGTAGGAATTATTGCAGGACTTGCACTAATAGTTTATGAAGTTATAAAACACTGGGATTTTTTCAAAAAATATATTTTTGCATTTGGAACTTTTTTAAAGAACATTTTTAAAGAAATGTGGGATTATATAAGCAAATCTATAGAAGGATGGAAGTTAATATTTCAAGGATTTGGTAGTTTTCTAAGCAAAGTTGTAGAGGGATGGAAATTAATCTTTAAAGGATTATGGACTGGAATATCTGACATAGGAAAGCACATCATAGATGGATTAGTAGAAGGTTTAGAAGGTGGAATTGGTAAAGTTGGTGCTGTAGTTGGAAAATTAGGAAACAAGATAAAAGACGGATTTAAGTCTATTTTAGGTATACATAGTCCCTCAAAAGTTTTTGCTGAATACGGTGGTTTTATTGGAGAAGGATTAGTAGAAGGGATTGATGGACAAGAACAGAAAATAGATACTAAATTTGGTGGAATTGCAAATAAAATTAAAGGTTTGGCTAGTACAAAACCTAATTTTACTGGATTAAATAGTTTAGATATAAATGGTGCAAAATCTAAGGTTGGTACTGCTAGCAAACAATTTACTTTACATAACGATGTAAAAATGTATGTAACATTAGCAGATACTGGAGAAAAAGGCACTAAACAATTAACTGATAGTCTAAAAACAATGGCACAAAATTCATTGAAAAACGCACAAATTGAATTATTTATGAATGATGTTGTAAGAAATTAG